In Cydia amplana chromosome 25, ilCydAmpl1.1, whole genome shotgun sequence, one genomic interval encodes:
- the LOC134659779 gene encoding histone H2A — MSGRGKGGKVKGKAKSRSNRAGLQFPVGRIHRLLRKGNYAERVGAGAPVYLAAVMEYLAAEVLELAGNAARDNKKTRIIPRHLQLAIRNDEELNKLLSGVTIAQGGVLPNIQAVLLPKKTEKKA, encoded by the coding sequence ATGTCTGGACGCGGTAAAGGTGGCAAGGTTAAGGGAAAGGCAAAGTCCCGTTCTAACCGTGCCGGACTCCAGTTTCCCGTCGGCCGTATCCACAGGCTTCTACGCAAGGGCAACTACGCCGAGCGCGTCGGTGCCGGTGCCCCGGTGTACCTAGCCGCCGTCATGGAGTACCTGGCCGCTGAGGTTCTCGAGTTGGCGGGCAACGCCGCTCGCGACAACAAGAAGACCAGGATCATCCCTAGACATCTCCAGCTGGCGATCCGTAACGACGAGGAGTTGAACAAGCTCCTCTCCGGCGTGACCATCGCCCAGGGTGGTGTGCTGCCTAACATTCAGGCCGTGCTCCTGCCCAAGAAGACCGAGAAGAAGGCTTAA
- the LOC134659751 gene encoding histone H1C-like, which translates to MADTAVAADAPAPATPAKKPKASASAGAKKPKAKPTHPKTSEMVNSAIKELKERSGSSLQAIKKYIAAQYKVDAEKLAPFIRKYLKSAVESGALIQTKGKGASGSFKLESKSSSAGKKPAAAKKSSAKSSAAAKKPAAAKPAKAKKAAASPAKPKAATKDKKAAAAKKKPAAKKPSTPAKGKSAAAPKAKKTAKPPTKKPKAPKPKKAAAAPKAKPAAKKAASKK; encoded by the coding sequence atggccGATACCGCAGTTGCTGCCGACGCTCCCGCCCCGGCGACGCCCGCGAAGAAGCCCAAGGCGTCCGCATCCGCAGGCGCTAAGAAGCCTAAGGCGAAGCCCACCCACCCTAAGACGTCCGAGATGGTTAACAGCGCCATCAAGGAGTTGAAGGAGAGGAGCGGTTCGTCCCTGCAGGCTATCAAGAAGTACATCGCCGCCCAGTACAAGGTCGACGCCGAGAAACTGGCCCCTTTCATCAGAAAATATCTGAAGAGCGCAGTCGAATCCGGCGCACTCATTCAGACCAAAGGCAAGGGCGCGTCCGGCTCGTTCAAACTGGAGTCGAAGTCATCATCGGCCGGCAAGAAGCCCGCCGCGGCCAAGAAATCTAGCGCTAAATCTTCAGCAGCCGCCAAGAAGCCCGCCGCAGCTAAGCCCGCTAAGGCGAAGAAGGCCGCCGCTTCCCCGGCCAAGCCTAAGGCCGCCACGAAGGACAAGAAGGCAGCCGCCGCCAAGAAGAAGCCCGCCGCTAAGAAACCCTCCACCCCCGCCAAGGGCAAGAGCGCCGCCGCGCCTAAGGCCAAGAAGACCGCGAAGCCGCCGACCAAGAAGCCTAAAGCTCCGAAGCCCAAGAAGGCAGCGGCCGCACCCAAAGCGAAGCCCGCCGCCAAGAAGGCTGCCTCGAAGAAGTAA
- the LOC134659778 gene encoding histone H2B produces MPPKTSGKAAKKSGKAQKNISKSDSKKKKKHKRKESYAIYIYKVLKQVHPDTGISSKAMSIMNSFVNDIFERIAAEASRLAHYNKRSTITSREVQTSVRLLLPGELAKHAVSEGTKAVTKYTSSK; encoded by the coding sequence ATGCCACCCAAGACTAGCGGTAAGGCCGCCAAGAAATCCGGCAAGGCCCAGAAGAACATCTCCAAGTCTGACtcgaagaaaaagaagaagcaTAAGCGCAAGGAGAGCTACGCCATCTACATCTACAAGGTGCTCAAGCAGGTCCACCCCGACACCGGTATCTCCAGCAAGGCCATGTCGATCATGAACTCGTTCGTGAACGACATCTTCGAGCGCATCGCCGCCGAGGCCTCCCGTCTCGCTCACTACAACAAGAGGTCCACCATCACCAGCAGGGAGGTGCAGACCTCCGTGAGGCTCTTGCTGCCCGGTGAGCTCGCCAAGCACGCCGTCAGTGAAGGCACAAAGGCCGTCACCAAGTACACCAGCTCCAAGTAA